From Bifidobacterium longum subsp. longum JCM 1217, one genomic window encodes:
- a CDS encoding glycosyltransferase family 2 protein, with translation MAEVKKPNNTIDKLALIVTTYKRQQLLETLFDSILALEQAPWRIVIVDNEQSDQTADMVAAFAGKVTGQWGTTVADQSGNEERVVYAPQTENLGGAGGFSAGVAKAYELGAAWFWVMDDDVAVLPDAIAKLSKWTDKHEVIQGSRFDYDGGPFYWQYDFIVPLGIPNPIAPAAFGPAGYRVMDTLCFEGGLFNRRVVTEIGLPDPRFFIYWDDTMYGYRASKVTNPIVVPDVILRRTREIGNWDIAGVRQLNSTSDMNRYHIMRNRGYMARYFMTYGDFRPLVFGLGTVLTAAKEVIRLVMVDREHLKTGLVQIAKGWWDSRKLMHDPTWKLMPSLK, from the coding sequence ATGGCTGAAGTGAAGAAACCCAACAACACCATCGACAAGCTTGCCCTGATCGTCACCACCTACAAACGTCAGCAGTTGCTTGAGACACTGTTCGATTCGATTCTGGCGCTTGAACAGGCACCGTGGCGCATTGTCATCGTGGACAATGAGCAGTCCGATCAGACGGCGGACATGGTCGCTGCGTTTGCCGGCAAGGTGACCGGCCAATGGGGCACCACCGTGGCCGACCAGTCCGGTAACGAAGAACGTGTGGTCTATGCGCCGCAGACCGAGAACCTGGGTGGTGCGGGCGGTTTCTCCGCCGGCGTGGCCAAAGCCTACGAGCTGGGTGCCGCATGGTTCTGGGTGATGGATGACGATGTGGCCGTGCTGCCGGACGCCATTGCCAAGCTGTCCAAGTGGACCGACAAGCACGAGGTGATTCAGGGCTCCCGATTCGACTACGATGGCGGCCCGTTCTACTGGCAGTACGACTTCATTGTGCCGCTGGGCATCCCGAACCCGATTGCGCCCGCCGCATTCGGCCCGGCCGGATACCGAGTGATGGACACGCTGTGCTTCGAAGGCGGCCTGTTCAACCGCCGTGTGGTTACGGAAATCGGTCTGCCGGACCCGCGCTTCTTCATCTACTGGGATGACACGATGTATGGCTACCGCGCCAGCAAGGTCACCAACCCGATTGTGGTGCCCGACGTGATCCTGCGCCGTACGCGCGAAATCGGCAATTGGGATATCGCCGGCGTGCGCCAGCTCAACTCCACATCCGACATGAACCGGTATCACATCATGCGCAACCGCGGATACATGGCCCGGTACTTCATGACCTATGGTGACTTCCGTCCGCTGGTGTTTGGACTGGGTACCGTGCTCACCGCGGCCAAGGAAGTCATTCGCCTGGTGATGGTGGATCGCGAGCACCTCAAGACCGGTTTGGTACAGATTGCCAAGGGCTGGTGGGACTCGCGCAAGCTGATGCACGACCCCACCTGGAAGCTCATGCCGTCGCTGAAGTAG
- a CDS encoding ECF transporter S component, whose amino-acid sequence MSVSSRIRMQVVRSVAPEAEGSASTSTASTSAKLGSHTTGVADSGRWSTRRIAMYALFVALAMVTSFIEFPITPVTWLKYDPSGIVCLIAGFAYGPAAAAIVSVLGFVPHMFANPWGSLMAVLVALFLSVPAAFIYRKIRTRKGAAIGILVGAVLAIVVALVSNLIVTPIYAHMTYQAVAAMILPILLPFNVAKMAIHAVITFLIYKPISNLLSKQQ is encoded by the coding sequence ATGAGTGTATCTTCGCGTATTCGCATGCAAGTTGTTCGTTCTGTGGCACCCGAGGCCGAGGGTTCGGCCAGCACGTCCACCGCCAGCACCAGCGCCAAACTTGGCTCACACACCACTGGTGTGGCCGATTCTGGCCGCTGGTCCACGCGCCGTATCGCCATGTATGCACTGTTCGTGGCGCTGGCGATGGTCACCAGCTTCATTGAATTCCCGATTACGCCGGTCACTTGGCTGAAGTACGACCCGTCCGGCATCGTCTGCCTGATTGCCGGCTTTGCGTATGGCCCGGCCGCCGCCGCAATCGTGTCTGTGCTCGGCTTTGTGCCGCACATGTTCGCCAATCCGTGGGGTTCGCTGATGGCTGTGCTGGTGGCGCTGTTCCTGTCTGTGCCGGCCGCGTTCATCTACCGTAAGATCCGTACGCGCAAGGGTGCCGCCATCGGCATTCTGGTGGGTGCGGTGCTGGCCATCGTGGTGGCGCTGGTGAGCAACCTGATTGTCACGCCGATTTACGCGCACATGACCTACCAAGCTGTGGCCGCGATGATTCTGCCGATTCTGCTGCCGTTCAACGTGGCTAAGATGGCGATTCACGCCGTGATCACCTTCCTGATCTACAAGCCGATCTCCAACCTGCTGTCCAAGCAGCAGTGA
- a CDS encoding energy-coupling factor transporter ATPase, protein MTVAPHSFDADEFHDSAEPHASAEPASPAAVLKDIRFSYDRGTSWALDGVSLTVHAGERLCLVGPNGSGKSTLARLIAGLTAPDGGEVTLLGQRVYAAGPNADAYRAARHGIGMVFQNPEDQLVTTVLEDDVAFGPENLGLERELIGERIVDSLQAVGLANLRQSDPTRMSGGQQQRASIAGMLAMNPAMLVLDEPTAMLDESARAEVMRILDDLQARGTTIVHVTHHPDETVHADRIVHMEAGRIIGITAAVDNRSPLAEAVSQSETEGSIGTEAAPSRPTNDSPRQREREDGSELPLLSDGIGDMTNPIIRVSHLTYRYPSAKRAVIDDLSFTIARGETVALMGVNGSGKSTLVRMLCALTAPTAGSIEVAGVPVASTGKRGRNVRPKSANRKQLAQLRRHVGYVMQHPEHQLFADTVAEDVAYGPRNQGLGETEVADRVRESLELLHIGHLADRSPFDLSGGQQRLAAIAGVLACNPDVLIMDEPTASLDAQAKKRIHELLRTLKSRGVTVLIITHDREEAEQIADRVVRMPIAAPASGGPVTATVTEPAVSSNGPAHSVIHRLDPRVKMVGFLAAMFTMFAVNTPTQLALGIAITLAVIAAARLNPLRVLESIHPILILLVLMGVVNLFVVRTGTPVVALGPLSITDQGVTIAVLYACRFALVIILGAVFLTTTTPTAMTDAFATLISPLNRLGIHAQEIALVMSLALRFIPTLTDETRAIVDAQSARGGSIETGSLAQRIKAMSAIIVPIFAGTLRHADNLSLALDARCYEEGIRRTHWRALTIAARDLIFAAAVIIYIAAIIAL, encoded by the coding sequence ATGACCGTTGCACCCCATTCCTTCGACGCCGACGAGTTCCACGATTCTGCCGAACCTCACGCTTCCGCCGAGCCTGCCTCCCCCGCCGCCGTGCTCAAGGACATTCGTTTCAGCTATGACCGCGGCACCTCATGGGCTTTGGATGGCGTTTCACTCACGGTCCATGCCGGCGAGCGCCTATGCTTGGTCGGTCCGAACGGGTCGGGCAAATCCACGTTAGCCCGTCTGATTGCGGGATTGACCGCGCCGGACGGTGGTGAAGTGACGTTACTGGGGCAACGCGTGTACGCAGCCGGCCCGAATGCCGATGCCTATCGTGCTGCCCGCCACGGCATCGGTATGGTGTTCCAGAATCCCGAGGATCAGCTGGTCACCACCGTGTTGGAGGATGACGTGGCCTTTGGCCCGGAGAATCTCGGGCTGGAGCGCGAGCTCATCGGCGAGCGTATCGTTGATTCATTGCAGGCCGTGGGGTTGGCGAACTTACGCCAGTCCGACCCGACCCGTATGAGCGGCGGGCAGCAGCAACGCGCCTCCATCGCCGGCATGCTGGCCATGAACCCGGCAATGCTGGTATTGGATGAGCCGACCGCCATGCTGGACGAATCCGCACGCGCCGAAGTTATGCGCATTTTGGATGATTTGCAGGCGCGCGGCACCACTATTGTGCATGTCACGCATCATCCAGATGAAACCGTTCATGCCGATCGCATCGTGCACATGGAGGCCGGGCGAATCATTGGTATCACTGCAGCCGTCGATAATCGATCCCCGCTAGCGGAGGCTGTCTCGCAAAGCGAGACTGAGGGTAGTATCGGCACAGAAGCCGCCCCCAGTCGCCCTACGAACGACAGCCCCCGCCAGCGGGAGCGCGAAGACGGCTCCGAACTGCCGCTGCTCTCCGATGGCATCGGTGATATGACGAACCCCATTATTCGCGTCTCGCATCTGACCTATCGCTATCCTTCGGCCAAACGGGCGGTTATCGATGACCTGTCGTTCACCATCGCGCGCGGTGAAACCGTGGCACTGATGGGCGTGAATGGTTCGGGCAAGTCGACGCTGGTGCGCATGTTGTGCGCACTGACTGCGCCGACCGCCGGCAGCATCGAAGTGGCCGGTGTTCCGGTGGCCTCGACCGGCAAGCGCGGTCGCAACGTGCGCCCGAAGTCGGCGAATCGCAAGCAATTAGCGCAATTGCGCCGGCATGTGGGTTACGTGATGCAGCATCCAGAGCATCAGCTGTTCGCTGACACGGTAGCCGAGGACGTGGCGTACGGCCCACGCAACCAAGGGCTTGGCGAGACCGAGGTAGCCGACCGCGTGCGCGAATCACTGGAACTGCTGCATATCGGGCATCTTGCCGACCGCTCCCCCTTCGACCTGTCCGGCGGGCAACAACGATTGGCAGCCATTGCCGGCGTGCTGGCTTGCAATCCTGACGTGCTCATCATGGACGAGCCGACCGCGAGTCTGGACGCCCAAGCCAAGAAGCGTATCCATGAGCTGTTGCGCACGCTCAAATCGCGTGGCGTGACCGTGCTCATCATCACCCATGACCGGGAGGAGGCCGAGCAAATCGCCGACCGCGTGGTCCGTATGCCGATTGCCGCCCCCGCATCCGGCGGCCCCGTCACGGCCACCGTCACCGAGCCGGCCGTATCCTCCAACGGCCCTGCGCACTCAGTGATACACCGACTTGACCCGCGCGTGAAGATGGTGGGCTTCCTGGCCGCCATGTTCACGATGTTCGCGGTGAACACGCCAACCCAGCTCGCGCTGGGCATCGCCATCACTCTGGCCGTTATCGCGGCGGCACGCCTGAACCCGTTACGGGTGCTTGAATCCATTCATCCGATTCTGATCCTGCTGGTGCTGATGGGCGTGGTCAATCTGTTTGTGGTACGCACCGGCACGCCGGTGGTGGCGCTTGGCCCGCTAAGCATCACCGATCAGGGCGTGACCATAGCCGTGCTGTACGCCTGCCGTTTCGCATTGGTAATCATTCTGGGCGCGGTGTTCCTCACTACCACCACGCCTACCGCCATGACCGACGCCTTCGCCACCTTGATCAGTCCGCTCAACCGGCTCGGTATCCATGCCCAAGAAATCGCGCTGGTCATGAGTCTGGCATTACGATTCATTCCAACGCTGACCGACGAAACCCGCGCCATCGTCGACGCCCAATCCGCGCGTGGCGGTTCCATCGAAACCGGTTCACTGGCCCAGCGCATCAAGGCGATGAGCGCGATTATCGTGCCGATTTTCGCCGGCACGTTGCGTCACGCGGACAACCTGAGCCTCGCACTTGACGCCCGCTGCTACGAGGAGGGCATCCGCCGCACCCACTGGCGTGCCCTGACCATCGCCGCGCGAGATCTCATATTCGCCGCTGCCGTCATCATCTACATCGCGGCCATCATCGCGCTGTAG
- a CDS encoding YhbY family RNA-binding protein — translation MALTKKQIKQLRAMANSLKPLFYVGKNDLTESAVNQADETIEKHELIKCAVQDGSGLTAKEAAAELAEQLNAEVVQSIGNRFVLFRRSRRDDVEHIRLVRE, via the coding sequence ATGGCATTGACCAAGAAGCAAATCAAGCAGCTGCGCGCGATGGCGAACTCGCTGAAGCCCCTGTTCTATGTGGGCAAGAACGATTTGACCGAGTCGGCCGTCAATCAGGCCGATGAGACCATTGAGAAGCACGAGCTCATCAAGTGCGCCGTGCAGGACGGTTCTGGCCTGACCGCCAAGGAAGCCGCCGCCGAGCTTGCCGAGCAGCTGAACGCCGAAGTGGTGCAGTCCATCGGCAATCGTTTCGTGCTGTTCCGTCGCTCCCGGCGCGACGATGTGGAGCATATCCGCTTGGTGCGCGAGTAA
- a CDS encoding phage holin family protein produces the protein MRSFLTSWLIMTIAAAVMVAVTPGMTPVGEPPILGIAAFALFMALINASIKPIVHLIALPFAILSLGLVTLIINWLFMRLASWLAVSLFGVGVFVHGFWWSVLGSLVLTIVAGIVGSILDQ, from the coding sequence ATGAGAAGTTTCCTGACCAGCTGGTTGATTATGACTATCGCCGCCGCCGTCATGGTCGCGGTGACTCCCGGCATGACCCCGGTGGGGGAGCCTCCGATTCTCGGCATCGCCGCGTTCGCTTTGTTCATGGCGCTGATTAATGCGTCAATCAAGCCGATTGTGCATCTGATCGCACTGCCGTTTGCGATTCTGTCTCTCGGGCTGGTCACCTTGATTATCAATTGGCTGTTCATGCGACTCGCCAGCTGGCTGGCGGTCAGTCTGTTCGGCGTGGGCGTCTTCGTACACGGTTTCTGGTGGTCGGTACTGGGGTCCTTGGTCCTGACCATTGTTGCGGGAATCGTCGGGTCCATCTTGGATCAGTGA
- a CDS encoding TM2 domain-containing protein, which yields MLCRNGKKVLPFPIERGLTRMTDNQQQPYGSDSVPQPAQPAQPAQPSYGQDAAQQPQGYGAPQPAAYAQPAAGSYGQQQPQYGQPAGAYAQPQYGQPQYGQPAQPAAGYGQQPGYGQAYQQPNAYAQPQYTAAPYAAAPVGQSSKSKLAAGLLGIFLGGLGVHNFYLGNTGKAVAQLLLTLVGWILLGLGPIAAAIWGFVEGIIILCSKPGSPWHKDANGYELSD from the coding sequence ATGTTGTGCAGAAACGGTAAGAAGGTATTGCCGTTCCCGATTGAGAGGGGACTGACCCGCATGACTGATAATCAACAACAACCGTACGGTTCGGACAGTGTTCCGCAGCCGGCACAGCCCGCACAGCCGGCACAACCGTCTTACGGCCAAGATGCCGCACAGCAGCCGCAGGGCTATGGCGCCCCACAGCCCGCCGCATACGCTCAACCCGCCGCCGGAAGCTACGGCCAGCAGCAACCGCAATACGGCCAGCCCGCCGGCGCATACGCTCAGCCTCAGTACGGCCAGCCGCAGTACGGCCAGCCCGCACAGCCCGCAGCGGGCTACGGCCAGCAGCCCGGCTATGGACAGGCTTACCAGCAGCCGAACGCCTACGCGCAGCCGCAATACACCGCCGCTCCGTATGCCGCCGCCCCGGTGGGGCAATCGTCCAAGTCCAAGCTGGCTGCCGGCCTGTTGGGCATCTTCCTCGGCGGACTTGGTGTGCACAACTTCTATCTCGGCAACACCGGCAAGGCCGTGGCCCAGCTGCTGCTGACGCTTGTCGGCTGGATTCTGCTCGGACTTGGCCCAATCGCAGCCGCCATCTGGGGCTTTGTTGAAGGCATCATCATTCTGTGCAGCAAGCCCGGCTCACCGTGGCATAAAGACGCCAACGGCTACGAACTATCAGACTGA
- a CDS encoding D-2-hydroxyacid dehydrogenase encodes MGIENTHKLIVNCLPLNEGERRAFAKAARDVPQEFVGDEAHRGDMVWSAAVPEELRSRATAVIGNFPVSQASQYTRLEWLQTFSAGVDAYICPGVLPRGTMVTNASGAYGQSVSEHMFATMWALMKNLSRYASNQRDHQWQDEGPVLSPEGGIALIIGVGDIGSHFAQLAQSVGMRTFGVRRHADVPAKGIEKMYGFERLETLLPLADVVAMAVPRSPQTHHLLNADRLGRLKSTAIVINAGRGDAIDPEALADALHNGRLHGAGLDVTEPEPLPAESPLWDEPHCLITPHVAGGNHLEKTSEHIIRIALTNVSRYAKQQELLNLVRY; translated from the coding sequence ATGGGTATTGAGAACACGCATAAGCTGATTGTCAACTGCCTGCCACTCAACGAAGGAGAACGGCGGGCTTTCGCCAAGGCGGCTCGCGATGTGCCGCAGGAATTCGTGGGCGACGAAGCGCACCGCGGCGACATGGTCTGGTCGGCCGCTGTTCCCGAGGAGCTTCGCTCCCGAGCTACCGCAGTCATCGGCAACTTTCCGGTCTCGCAGGCTTCCCAATACACCCGTCTTGAATGGTTGCAGACCTTCAGCGCCGGTGTGGATGCGTACATCTGCCCGGGTGTGCTGCCTCGCGGCACCATGGTCACCAATGCGAGCGGCGCGTATGGCCAAAGCGTGTCGGAACACATGTTCGCCACCATGTGGGCATTGATGAAGAACCTCAGCCGGTATGCCTCCAATCAGCGTGATCATCAGTGGCAGGATGAAGGACCGGTATTGAGCCCGGAAGGTGGCATCGCGCTGATTATCGGCGTCGGTGACATCGGGTCGCATTTCGCTCAGCTTGCCCAATCCGTAGGTATGCGTACTTTCGGCGTGCGCCGTCATGCGGACGTGCCGGCCAAGGGCATTGAAAAGATGTATGGCTTCGAGCGGCTGGAGACGCTGTTGCCATTGGCAGACGTGGTGGCGATGGCGGTGCCGCGCTCGCCGCAGACCCATCATCTGCTGAATGCGGATCGTCTGGGTCGTCTGAAATCCACAGCCATCGTGATTAATGCCGGGCGTGGCGACGCCATCGATCCCGAGGCCTTGGCTGACGCCTTGCACAATGGACGGCTCCACGGTGCCGGATTGGACGTCACCGAGCCTGAGCCGTTGCCGGCGGAAAGTCCGTTGTGGGATGAGCCGCATTGCCTGATCACCCCGCATGTGGCCGGCGGCAATCATTTGGAAAAGACTTCCGAACACATCATCCGCATCGCCCTGACCAACGTTTCCCGCTATGCCAAACAGCAGGAACTGTTGAATCTCGTGCGATACTGA